The Vicia villosa cultivar HV-30 ecotype Madison, WI linkage group LG1, Vvil1.0, whole genome shotgun sequence genome includes a region encoding these proteins:
- the LOC131621015 gene encoding transcription repressor OFP6-like — translation MSSSKKKVTLNSVSINLGCGTCRRPKLSFIFNPKQKHKKHHIHNNSSSSSSSTNSNPWRQRDRHNTETSSSTSNATTPTTKTSLDSNKSPSLKGFGRVGNEGVAVEKDSDDPYLDFRHSMLQMILENEICCKDDLRELLNWFLELNSVEHHGIIIRAFTEIWNGVFSVKSGVSPGFNLNRMSRG, via the coding sequence atgtcTAGCTCCAAGAAAAAAGTAACCTTAAACTCTGTATCCATAAACCTCGGTTGTGGAACATGTAGAAGACCAAAACTCAGTTTCATATTCAAcccaaaacaaaaacacaaaaaacaccaCATTCATAACaactcttcatcatcatcttcttctacaAATTCAAACCCTTGGAGACAACGAGACAGACACAATACCGAAACTTCAAGCAGCACTAGCAACGCTACTAcaccaacaacaaaaacatcacTCGACTCAAATAAATCACCATCACTGAAAGGCTTCGGAAGAGTCGGAAACGAAGGAGTAGCGGTTGAGAAAGACTCAGATGATCCTTATCTTGATTTCCGACATTCGATGTTACAAATGATATTGGAGAATGAGATATGTTGTAAGGATGATCTTAGAGAGCTTTTGAATTGGTTTCTTGAGCTGAATTCGGTGGAACATCATGGGATTATTATAAGGGCTTTTACTGAGATTTGGAATGGAGTTTTCTCTGTTAAGTCTGGTGTTTCTCCAGGATTCAATCTCAACCGTATGTCACGTGGATAA